From one Cupriavidus sp. P-10 genomic stretch:
- a CDS encoding MFS transporter translates to MSTSSSTATGAGATQFRARALTGQDYKTLSLAALGGALEFYDFIIFVFFATVIGQLFFPPSVPDWLRQLQTFGIFAAGYLARPLGGIIMAHFGDLLGRKKMFTLSILLMSVPTLLMGLLPTYASIGLAAPVLLLVLRILQGAAVGGEVPGAWVFVSEHVPARHVGYACGTLTAGLTAGILLGSLVATGINSVFTPAELADYGWRVPFLIGGVFGIASMYLRRWLHETPVFAELQQRKALAAEMPLKSVMRDHGRSVAVSMLLTWMLSAGIVVVILMTPTFLQKVYGFDARTALVANSVATLCLTIGCVVSGALADRIGARRTLFFGGLLLAVAAYAFYTTIFTRPDLLLPLYALAGFLVGTIGAVPFVLVNAFPAQVRFSGLSFSYNVAYAVFGGLTPMIVTLMLKQDKLAPAHYVVALCVLGMVTALFVKDRSRG, encoded by the coding sequence ATGTCCACCTCCAGCAGTACCGCAACGGGCGCCGGCGCAACACAGTTCCGTGCGCGCGCCCTGACCGGCCAGGATTACAAGACCCTCTCCCTTGCCGCCCTGGGCGGCGCGCTCGAGTTCTACGATTTCATCATCTTCGTCTTTTTCGCGACGGTGATTGGCCAATTGTTTTTCCCGCCGTCGGTGCCGGACTGGCTGCGCCAGCTGCAGACCTTCGGCATCTTCGCCGCCGGCTACCTGGCGCGGCCGCTGGGCGGGATCATCATGGCGCACTTCGGCGACCTGCTCGGCCGCAAGAAGATGTTCACGCTGTCGATCCTGCTGATGTCGGTGCCGACGCTGCTGATGGGCCTGCTGCCCACCTACGCGTCGATCGGCCTGGCCGCGCCGGTGCTGCTGCTGGTGCTGCGCATCCTGCAGGGCGCGGCAGTCGGCGGCGAAGTGCCGGGCGCCTGGGTATTCGTGTCCGAGCACGTGCCGGCGCGCCACGTCGGCTATGCCTGCGGCACGCTGACCGCGGGGCTGACCGCGGGCATCCTGCTGGGTTCGCTGGTGGCCACGGGGATCAACAGCGTCTTCACCCCGGCCGAGCTGGCTGACTACGGCTGGCGCGTGCCGTTCCTGATCGGCGGCGTGTTCGGCATTGCGTCGATGTACCTGCGCCGCTGGCTGCATGAGACACCGGTCTTTGCCGAGCTGCAGCAACGCAAGGCGCTGGCGGCGGAAATGCCGCTCAAGTCGGTGATGCGCGATCACGGCCGCAGCGTGGCGGTGTCGATGCTGCTGACGTGGATGCTGTCGGCCGGCATCGTCGTGGTGATCCTGATGACGCCTACCTTCCTGCAGAAGGTGTACGGGTTCGATGCGCGCACCGCGCTGGTGGCCAACAGCGTCGCCACGCTGTGCCTGACCATTGGCTGCGTGGTGTCGGGCGCGCTGGCTGACCGCATCGGCGCGCGCCGCACGCTGTTCTTCGGCGGGCTGCTGCTGGCGGTCGCCGCCTACGCGTTCTACACCACCATCTTCACCCGCCCGGACCTGCTGCTGCCGCTGTATGCGCTGGCGGGCTTCCTGGTCGGCACCATCGGCGCGGTGCCGTTCGTGCTGGTCAATGCGTTTCCGGCGCAAGTGCGATTCTCGGGCCTGTCGTTCTCGTATAACGTGGCGTACGCCGTCTTTGGCGGCCTGACGCCGATGATCGTCACGCTGATGCTCAAGCAGGACAAGCTCGCCCCCGCGCACTACGTGGTCGCGCTGTGCGTGCTGGGCATGGTGACGGCGCTGTTCGTCAAGGACCGCTCACGCGGCTGA
- a CDS encoding extracellular catalytic domain type 1 short-chain-length polyhydroxyalkanoate depolymerase gives MTKSLASDWHTQLRRLSRVQARTETQVKSWLERFDSLNPLTPSRPQDVPARPRRPVVTPAAPGELPGTWQAHRLRLAAMPGELVPQLSYHLYIPSKRHRGPLPVVVLLHGCRQTPDAISAGTRMNALAEQEGFIVAYPQQPLRRQVQRCWQWFDLSAAEGGREAQALAALLDALAARQDVREREIYLAGMSAGAAMAAVVALRYPGKVAAVALHSGVVIGAADTPRAGLHAMLHGATAEPAWLLDAAGVTPGGPEMPALVIHGLADDAVHPVNGRLLARQFLAYNGLEDRLAGTPDAAPAEGLADGLADKLAEEPGRCREYRFGRWRRDLVTLVEVEGLDHAWSGGDASYGFHSDIGPDASAMMWDFLRQHRR, from the coding sequence ATGACCAAGAGCCTAGCCTCTGACTGGCACACACAACTCCGGCGCCTGAGCCGGGTGCAGGCCCGAACGGAAACACAGGTGAAGTCCTGGCTGGAACGTTTCGACTCACTGAACCCGCTGACACCATCACGTCCGCAAGACGTGCCGGCCCGGCCGCGCCGTCCGGTCGTTACGCCCGCCGCGCCGGGTGAATTGCCCGGCACCTGGCAGGCACACCGGCTGCGCCTGGCTGCGATGCCCGGCGAACTGGTGCCGCAGCTGTCCTATCACCTCTATATCCCGTCCAAGCGCCATCGCGGCCCGTTGCCGGTGGTGGTGCTGCTGCATGGTTGTCGGCAGACGCCCGATGCAATCAGTGCCGGCACGCGCATGAATGCGCTGGCCGAGCAGGAGGGCTTTATCGTCGCTTACCCGCAACAGCCGCTGCGGCGGCAGGTGCAGCGCTGCTGGCAGTGGTTCGACCTGAGCGCCGCCGAAGGCGGGCGCGAGGCGCAGGCCCTGGCGGCGCTGCTCGACGCGCTGGCCGCGCGCCAGGATGTGCGCGAGCGCGAGATCTATCTCGCCGGCATGTCCGCCGGTGCGGCCATGGCCGCTGTGGTGGCGCTGCGCTACCCCGGCAAGGTGGCGGCGGTGGCCTTGCATTCCGGTGTCGTGATCGGCGCCGCCGATACCCCGCGCGCCGGCCTGCACGCCATGCTGCACGGCGCCACGGCCGAGCCCGCGTGGCTGCTGGACGCTGCTGGCGTGACGCCAGGCGGCCCCGAGATGCCCGCGCTGGTGATCCATGGCCTGGCCGATGATGCGGTGCATCCGGTCAACGGCAGGCTGCTGGCGCGGCAGTTCCTCGCCTACAACGGCCTGGAGGACCGGCTTGCCGGCACGCCGGACGCAGCGCCGGCCGAGGGGTTGGCCGACGGGTTGGCCGACAAGTTGGCCGAAGAGCCCGGCCGTTGCCGCGAATACCGCTTCGGCCGCTGGAGGCGCGACCTGGTCACGCTGGTGGAGGTGGAAGGCCTGGACCACGCCTGGAGCGGTGGCGACGCCAGCTACGGCTTCCACAGCGACATCGGACCCGATGCCAGCGCGATGATGTGGGATTTCCTGCGGCAGCACCGGCGTTGA
- a CDS encoding Crp/Fnr family transcriptional regulator, whose protein sequence is MPAPAGARLHPERLTVRIGDPVFRQGRPALTVYPLRAGSAKQVYESPLGWRQVTGFAMPGDVLGLEPHEAPQYSTAAVALQDSVVCAVPVESLRELMAAPAFRVAALEVMRRNAERERVLLVAVGSMKAPQRLAMLLLDLAGEQARRHGRQDGTLTLAMPRTDIASLLGLTLETVSRLLSRFASVGLIAVRQRRLRIIDPAGLASIYADLEAGAQRPAREGDQGAEFASGMRMCREAAT, encoded by the coding sequence ATGCCGGCGCCCGCCGGCGCGCGCCTGCATCCTGAGCGCTTGACGGTGCGCATCGGCGACCCCGTCTTCCGTCAGGGTCGCCCGGCTCTGACGGTCTACCCGCTGCGCGCGGGCAGCGCCAAGCAAGTCTACGAATCGCCACTGGGGTGGCGCCAGGTCACCGGCTTCGCCATGCCGGGCGATGTGCTGGGACTGGAACCGCACGAAGCGCCGCAGTACAGCACCGCCGCGGTCGCGCTGCAGGACTCGGTGGTGTGCGCGGTTCCGGTCGAATCGCTGCGCGAGTTGATGGCGGCGCCGGCCTTCCGCGTTGCCGCGCTGGAGGTGATGCGGCGCAATGCCGAGCGCGAGCGTGTGCTGCTGGTTGCCGTGGGTTCGATGAAGGCCCCGCAGCGCCTGGCCATGCTGCTGCTGGACCTTGCCGGCGAGCAGGCCCGCCGCCATGGCCGGCAGGACGGCACGCTGACGCTGGCAATGCCGCGCACCGATATCGCCAGCCTGCTTGGCCTGACGCTGGAAACCGTATCACGGCTGCTGTCGCGCTTTGCCTCGGTCGGGCTGATCGCGGTGCGCCAGCGGCGGCTGCGCATCATCGATCCCGCCGGGCTGGCCTCGATCTATGCCGACCTCGAAGCCGGCGCGCAGCGACCCGCGCGCGAAGGCGATCAGGGCGCGGAATTCGCGTCCGGGATGAGAATGTGCCGGGAGGCGGCGACTTAG
- a CDS encoding transposase produces MNRRYSEEQIRSYLAEAASGVPVRELCARYGFSDASFYGWRARYGDQSQNDARDGRKLRELQEENARLKSMLADALLKLELLRNRTGRRQGNGKDR; encoded by the coding sequence GTGAACAGACGGTATTCGGAAGAACAGATCCGCAGCTACCTGGCCGAGGCGGCCAGTGGCGTGCCGGTGCGCGAGCTGTGCGCGCGCTATGGCTTCAGCGATGCCTCGTTCTATGGATGGCGGGCACGCTATGGAGACCAGAGCCAGAACGATGCCCGCGACGGGCGCAAGCTGCGCGAGCTGCAAGAGGAGAATGCGCGGCTCAAGAGTATGCTTGCGGACGCGCTGCTCAAGCTCGAGCTGCTGCGCAACCGTACCGGCCGCCGCCAGGGCAACGGCAAGGACCGCTGA
- a CDS encoding LysR family transcriptional regulator, giving the protein MRHVSTKLLHVFVLVMEYRDLNAVAACTQGRVPTVAYSLTRLREITGDPLFVKRNGMLEPTPHALRLEQTARQILAKWNQLVRPGEAGLGQRRTSGRRISIGFSSSIGDPVITEILTTLCEQFPQDSFITRPVIADAALASHLDSGELDCAFVVDGGHDPERVLQQNIMATPRRLVSATREGSYDEGETDWILLQEDCEAGSPLRTFLSRQAGTPGHRETVVPSWHTQITLLHAAGGICPVLDFNVPLITRERKTRLLAPPSSFPEWAALHFWGPERSHDKTVLRDIMEVGSAVLRDPLKSIDGRRNVRHAATTAAALA; this is encoded by the coding sequence ATGCGTCACGTCAGCACCAAGCTATTACATGTCTTCGTCCTGGTGATGGAGTATCGCGACCTCAACGCGGTCGCTGCCTGTACCCAGGGACGCGTGCCCACCGTTGCCTACAGCCTGACGCGCTTGCGTGAAATCACGGGCGATCCGCTGTTCGTCAAGCGCAATGGCATGCTTGAACCGACGCCCCACGCCTTGCGCCTGGAGCAAACCGCGCGCCAGATCCTGGCCAAGTGGAACCAGCTGGTGCGCCCCGGTGAAGCGGGCCTGGGCCAGCGCCGCACGAGCGGCAGACGGATTTCCATCGGCTTCTCGTCCTCGATCGGCGATCCCGTCATTACGGAAATCCTGACCACGCTGTGCGAGCAGTTTCCGCAGGACAGCTTCATCACGCGTCCCGTGATCGCCGATGCGGCGCTGGCCAGCCATCTCGACAGCGGCGAACTGGACTGCGCGTTTGTCGTCGACGGCGGGCACGACCCCGAACGCGTGCTGCAGCAGAACATCATGGCCACGCCGCGCCGCCTGGTCAGCGCCACCCGCGAAGGCAGCTACGACGAAGGCGAAACGGACTGGATCCTGCTGCAGGAAGATTGCGAAGCCGGCAGCCCGCTGCGCACCTTCCTGAGCCGTCAGGCCGGCACACCCGGACACCGCGAGACCGTTGTGCCTTCCTGGCACACGCAGATCACGCTGCTGCACGCCGCCGGTGGCATCTGCCCGGTGCTGGACTTCAACGTGCCGCTGATCACGCGCGAGCGGAAGACGCGGCTGCTGGCACCACCCAGCAGCTTCCCGGAATGGGCCGCCCTCCATTTCTGGGGACCGGAACGCAGCCACGACAAGACGGTGCTGCGCGACATCATGGAAGTCGGCAGCGCGGTGTTGCGCGATCCGCTCAAGTCTATCGACGGCCGCCGCAACGTGCGCCACGCTGCCACGACCGCAGCTGCACTCGCCTGA
- a CDS encoding response regulator produces the protein MALRILLADDHPVVSAAVADRLQTQTGWEICGTVTSATALLNSVETLRPDVVVTDYHMPSQQEGSGDGLRMLAALRRRHPSLAVTVLTMITNPLVLRSILDTQVHGLLLKDAPLSELVTMVSRIQRGFRYIGKSAMEILSHADPGNPAASHGGAERLSAREMEVLRMYLAGRSVSEIAILLCRSVKTISRQKNCAMQKLGVTNDRELFEFAALNGMLLSGC, from the coding sequence ATGGCATTGAGGATCCTGCTTGCCGATGACCATCCGGTAGTCAGCGCGGCCGTTGCCGACCGCCTGCAAACCCAGACCGGATGGGAAATCTGCGGCACCGTGACCAGCGCAACGGCATTGCTGAACAGCGTCGAGACCCTGCGGCCCGATGTCGTCGTCACCGACTACCACATGCCCTCGCAGCAGGAAGGCAGCGGCGACGGGCTGCGCATGCTGGCCGCGCTGCGCCGGCGCCATCCGTCGCTGGCCGTCACCGTGCTGACGATGATCACCAACCCGCTGGTGCTGCGCTCCATCCTCGATACGCAGGTGCATGGCCTGCTGTTGAAAGACGCGCCGCTGTCGGAACTGGTCACGATGGTCAGCCGCATCCAGCGTGGCTTCCGCTACATCGGCAAGTCGGCCATGGAGATCCTGTCCCATGCCGATCCCGGCAACCCGGCGGCAAGCCACGGTGGCGCCGAGCGGCTGTCAGCGCGTGAAATGGAAGTGCTGCGGATGTACCTGGCCGGGCGATCCGTCAGCGAGATCGCGATCCTGCTGTGCCGCAGCGTCAAGACCATCAGCCGCCAGAAGAACTGTGCCATGCAAAAGCTGGGGGTCACCAACGACCGCGAGCTGTTCGAATTCGCGGCCCTCAACGGCATGCTGCTGTCCGGCTGCTGA
- a CDS encoding MarR family winged helix-turn-helix transcriptional regulator, with translation MELERQSVAVLQQFGRTYRAYAGAFEQCIGLPLARWRILHALHLQEDAIAQRALADRVGMDPGALTRQLKAMQELGWVERTTSERDNRVTHVTLSHAGQQLVARLMPLRSAFLQDVLTEVSASTMQDLSRGLAQLETGIAHALARLEQPDVVA, from the coding sequence ATGGAACTGGAGCGACAAAGCGTGGCCGTACTGCAGCAGTTCGGACGCACTTACCGCGCGTATGCGGGCGCATTCGAGCAGTGCATCGGCCTGCCGCTGGCGCGCTGGCGGATCCTGCATGCACTGCACCTGCAGGAAGACGCCATCGCGCAGCGGGCGCTGGCCGACCGCGTTGGCATGGATCCGGGCGCATTGACGCGCCAGCTCAAGGCCATGCAGGAACTGGGCTGGGTCGAGCGCACCACGTCGGAGCGCGACAACCGCGTGACCCATGTCACGCTGTCGCACGCGGGGCAGCAACTGGTGGCGCGCCTGATGCCGCTGCGCTCCGCCTTCCTGCAGGATGTGCTGACCGAGGTCTCGGCATCGACCATGCAGGACCTGTCGCGCGGGCTGGCGCAGCTGGAGACCGGCATCGCGCATGCGCTGGCGCGGCTGGAGCAGCCGGACGTCGTGGCCTGA
- a CDS encoding MFS transporter, which yields MTPQPQSGEAPGQILPFRKSLLAMLGVSFVVMLVALDQTVVGTALPTVVAELQGFEYYAWVVTAYLLTSVITVPIFGRLGDYYGRKPFVLASIVVFTVASALCGIATSMPFLVLARALQGIGGGMLVGTAFACIADLFPDSHVRLRWQVMLSAAFGIANAIGPSLGGILTEWYGWRAVFYVNLPVGVLGLWFAWRYLPHLRQQAHSGPVRVDWLGALLIAVGLGAMQMSVELLPGRGFDAYTSGLLVLSALAMVALWHWEQRCANPILPVEMFRNPALAPLFQLSVFAGVTMFALLLYAPLLFQGGFGLSPKEAGLLITPLVVCITVGSIVNGRVITRIRRPNAMLYAGFGMLALATLALSQATRAMPHGMLLAIMLVGGFGLGFIMPNLTVFAQQTAGREHLGIATAMLQSLRMVGGMVGTAIVGTLVTRSYTGGVDHAMAAAGASQWAARMGDPQVLIDKGSQLALLGELGQAGHNGALLLEQARMSLVSAIHLGLLAAGIAAAVGVWCAHRVPPVRLVRSVEPAMAAE from the coding sequence ATGACGCCCCAGCCACAGAGCGGTGAGGCCCCCGGCCAGATCCTGCCATTCCGCAAGTCCTTGCTGGCCATGCTGGGCGTGTCATTCGTGGTGATGCTGGTGGCGCTGGACCAGACCGTGGTCGGTACCGCGCTGCCGACCGTCGTGGCGGAACTGCAAGGATTCGAGTACTACGCCTGGGTGGTCACGGCGTACCTGCTGACCTCGGTCATCACCGTGCCGATCTTCGGCCGGCTGGGTGACTATTACGGCCGCAAGCCCTTTGTGCTGGCGTCGATCGTGGTGTTCACCGTCGCGTCGGCGCTGTGCGGGATTGCGACCAGCATGCCGTTCCTGGTGCTGGCGCGGGCGCTGCAGGGCATCGGTGGCGGCATGCTGGTGGGCACCGCCTTCGCGTGCATTGCCGACCTGTTTCCCGATTCGCATGTGCGGCTGCGCTGGCAGGTGATGCTGAGTGCGGCATTCGGCATCGCCAATGCCATCGGCCCGTCGCTTGGCGGCATCCTGACCGAGTGGTACGGCTGGCGCGCGGTGTTCTACGTCAACCTGCCGGTCGGCGTGCTGGGCTTGTGGTTTGCCTGGCGCTACCTGCCGCACCTGCGCCAGCAGGCGCACAGCGGGCCGGTGCGCGTGGACTGGCTCGGGGCCTTGCTGATCGCCGTCGGCCTGGGCGCCATGCAGATGAGCGTCGAACTGCTGCCGGGGCGCGGCTTCGATGCCTATACCTCTGGCCTGCTGGTGCTGTCGGCCCTCGCGATGGTGGCGCTGTGGCACTGGGAGCAGCGCTGCGCCAACCCGATCCTGCCGGTGGAGATGTTCCGCAACCCGGCCCTGGCGCCGCTGTTCCAGCTGTCGGTGTTCGCCGGCGTCACCATGTTCGCGCTGCTGCTGTACGCGCCATTGCTGTTCCAGGGCGGCTTTGGCCTGTCGCCGAAGGAAGCGGGGTTGCTGATCACGCCGCTGGTGGTCTGCATCACGGTCGGCAGCATCGTCAACGGCCGCGTCATCACCCGCATCCGCCGGCCCAATGCGATGCTGTATGCCGGCTTCGGCATGCTGGCGCTGGCTACGCTGGCGTTGTCACAGGCCACGCGTGCCATGCCGCATGGGATGCTGCTCGCCATCATGCTGGTGGGCGGATTCGGGCTGGGCTTCATCATGCCTAACCTGACGGTGTTCGCGCAGCAGACCGCCGGGCGCGAGCACCTTGGCATTGCCACGGCGATGCTGCAATCGTTGCGGATGGTGGGTGGCATGGTCGGTACGGCGATCGTGGGTACGCTGGTCACGCGCAGCTATACCGGCGGCGTCGACCACGCCATGGCCGCCGCCGGCGCAAGCCAGTGGGCAGCGCGCATGGGCGATCCGCAGGTGCTGATCGACAAGGGCTCGCAACTGGCACTGCTCGGCGAGCTGGGCCAGGCCGGGCACAATGGCGCCTTGCTGCTGGAGCAGGCGCGCATGTCGCTGGTCAGCGCGATCCACCTTGGCCTGCTGGCGGCCGGGATCGCCGCGGCGGTGGGGGTCTGGTGTGCGCACCGGGTGCCGCCGGTCAGGCTGGTGCGCTCCGTCGAGCCGGCGATGGCCGCGGAGTAA
- a CDS encoding TetR/AcrR family transcriptional regulator, with protein MHSSEKGATGAERPSGSAPETPPSRGGTTKYRRGLETRQRVIDLTKALIAEHGYGEVTLDQVSTHAGVAKSSLLWHFGSKEMLLAEAAISLFQEIEVQFDPADLQGLTVSQRIDELFERVADYFTRNPETKGIVLALLFSGNAPQSVREHIREGWNGHVRVLVEALGTPERPLPPEAARALLAVFHGCYCHWYANGRQEAIGSYLAPAREMFRHWYLGAE; from the coding sequence ATGCATTCATCAGAAAAAGGTGCCACGGGCGCCGAACGCCCCAGCGGCAGCGCACCGGAAACACCGCCGTCGCGCGGCGGGACGACCAAATACCGGCGCGGCCTCGAAACGCGGCAGCGCGTCATCGACCTGACCAAGGCCCTGATCGCCGAGCACGGCTATGGCGAAGTCACGCTGGACCAGGTCTCGACGCACGCGGGCGTGGCCAAGAGCAGCCTGCTGTGGCATTTCGGCAGCAAGGAGATGCTGCTCGCAGAAGCCGCGATCAGCCTGTTCCAGGAGATCGAGGTGCAGTTCGACCCGGCCGACCTGCAAGGCCTGACCGTGTCGCAGCGCATTGATGAACTGTTCGAGCGCGTGGCCGACTACTTCACGCGCAACCCGGAGACCAAGGGGATCGTGCTGGCGCTGCTGTTTTCAGGCAATGCGCCGCAGAGCGTGCGCGAGCACATCCGCGAGGGGTGGAATGGCCATGTACGGGTGCTGGTGGAGGCGCTTGGCACGCCCGAGCGCCCGCTGCCCCCCGAGGCGGCGCGCGCACTGCTGGCGGTATTCCATGGCTGCTATTGCCACTGGTATGCCAATGGCCGGCAGGAGGCCATCGGCAGCTACCTGGCGCCGGCGCGTGAGATGTTCCGCCACTGGTATCTCGGCGCGGAATAA
- a CDS encoding coniferyl aldehyde dehydrogenase: MASPFPSLAQRRSALQRLRQAIRGHAHRLAAAAARDFSARADAETLMVDVLPSVLHINHLLRGLRRWMKPSRRHTELLFLGNGARVMFQPKGVVGIVVPWNFPVYLALGPLATALAAGNRCMVKTSEYAPHTSAALRALLAEAFDEDEVAVVEGDATVARTFTSLPFDHIVFTGSPEVGRHVMRAAADNLTPVTLELGGKSPAIVSRSAALETAATRIAHGKTLNGGQICVAPDYALVPEELATDFANAVIAAAARMHPQGSDDYTAVIHDAALARQRALLDDARALGARVLAAAMPADGRRLPLHVVLGVTPQMRLAREEIFGPILPVVTYRTFDEAIACVQRGTRPLALYYFGHDKAETGPLLERTHAGGVTLNDWGWHVVNHDLPFGGIGTSGMGNYHGAEGFRELSHAKAVFTERRWFPIGLFHPPYGGLIQRLALRLFLGTPHPTEAPTRTAVGTQAASTASTASTASAASTSRD, encoded by the coding sequence ATGGCATCGCCCTTTCCGTCGCTGGCCCAACGCCGAAGCGCATTGCAGCGGCTGCGCCAGGCGATCCGGGGCCACGCCCACCGGCTCGCCGCCGCCGCGGCCCGTGACTTCAGCGCGCGCGCCGATGCCGAGACCCTGATGGTCGACGTGCTGCCGTCGGTGCTGCATATCAACCACCTGCTGCGCGGCCTGCGGCGCTGGATGAAGCCGTCGCGCCGGCACACCGAACTGCTGTTCCTCGGCAACGGCGCGCGCGTGATGTTCCAGCCCAAGGGTGTGGTCGGCATCGTGGTGCCGTGGAATTTCCCGGTCTACCTCGCGCTCGGTCCGCTGGCGACGGCGCTGGCTGCCGGCAACCGCTGCATGGTGAAGACCTCCGAATACGCGCCGCACACCTCGGCCGCGCTGCGCGCCCTGCTGGCCGAAGCCTTCGATGAAGACGAAGTGGCCGTGGTCGAGGGCGATGCCACCGTGGCCCGCACCTTCACCAGCCTGCCGTTCGACCATATCGTCTTCACCGGTTCGCCTGAGGTGGGCCGCCATGTGATGCGGGCCGCCGCCGACAACCTGACGCCCGTGACGCTGGAACTGGGCGGCAAGTCGCCGGCGATCGTGTCGCGCAGCGCGGCGCTGGAAACGGCGGCCACGCGCATTGCCCACGGCAAGACCCTGAACGGCGGCCAGATCTGCGTCGCGCCGGACTACGCGCTGGTGCCGGAGGAACTGGCCACGGATTTCGCCAACGCCGTGATCGCTGCTGCCGCCCGCATGCATCCACAGGGCAGCGACGACTACACCGCGGTCATCCACGACGCCGCGCTGGCACGCCAGCGTGCGCTGCTCGACGATGCCCGTGCGCTGGGCGCGCGGGTCCTCGCGGCCGCGATGCCGGCGGACGGACGGCGCCTGCCCCTGCACGTCGTGCTCGGCGTCACGCCGCAGATGCGCCTGGCGCGCGAGGAAATCTTCGGGCCGATCCTGCCAGTGGTGACCTACCGCACCTTCGACGAGGCCATCGCCTGCGTACAGCGCGGCACGCGGCCGCTGGCGCTTTACTACTTCGGCCATGACAAGGCCGAGACCGGCCCGCTGCTGGAACGCACCCACGCCGGCGGCGTCACGCTAAACGACTGGGGCTGGCACGTAGTCAACCACGACCTGCCCTTTGGCGGCATCGGCACCTCCGGCATGGGCAATTACCACGGCGCCGAAGGTTTTCGCGAGCTGTCGCATGCCAAGGCGGTGTTCACCGAGCGCCGCTGGTTCCCGATCGGGCTGTTCCACCCACCCTATGGCGGCCTGATCCAGCGGCTCGCGCTGCGCCTGTTCCTGGGCACGCCGCATCCGACCGAGGCACCCACGCGCACCGCCGTCGGCACGCAAGCGGCATCGACCGCATCGACCGCATCGACCGCTTCCGCCGCTTCCACCAGCCGCGACTGA